One Chitinophagaceae bacterium C216 genomic window carries:
- the ald2 gene encoding Alanine dehydrogenase 2 produces the protein MSKKKPIVSPSFSYETLEETLDIKVKGSGMTIGIPKEIAFQENRVALTPDAVSVLVNNGHTVVLEHNAGDASHFRDQEYSDAGAKIVYSREEVFKAPILVKSAPVVEEDLPLLQMNQCIISPLHLSVLRQEVLCTMMQKKITAISFENLKDDSDSYPIVRSMSEIAGSAVMLIAAQYLSSANHGKGVLLGGISGIAPTKVIIIGAGIVGEYAARAALALGASVKVFDNNVSRLKRLQNTIGQRLWTSVIEPKLLAKQLRTCEVAVGALANQNGRTPMVVTEEMVSGMRPGSVIIDASIDRGGCFETSEVTSHEAPIFIKYGVIHYCVPNIPSGFSRTASQAISNVLMPLLIEAGEAGGVEELAWHKVHLRHGIYLFKGYLTNFYLSQRFDLKYTDLNLLIASQR, from the coding sequence ATGAGTAAAAAGAAGCCTATCGTTAGCCCGTCATTTAGCTATGAAACACTAGAGGAAACACTGGATATAAAAGTGAAAGGTTCAGGAATGACGATTGGCATACCTAAGGAAATTGCATTTCAAGAAAACAGAGTGGCGTTGACACCGGATGCAGTAAGTGTATTAGTGAATAATGGACACACCGTGGTTCTGGAACATAATGCGGGAGACGCTTCCCATTTCAGAGACCAAGAATATAGCGATGCAGGTGCTAAGATTGTTTATAGCCGCGAAGAAGTTTTTAAAGCCCCTATATTGGTAAAGAGTGCGCCGGTTGTGGAGGAGGATTTGCCATTGCTGCAGATGAATCAATGCATTATATCTCCTTTGCATTTATCCGTGCTCAGGCAGGAGGTATTGTGTACGATGATGCAGAAGAAAATAACGGCTATCTCCTTCGAAAATCTTAAAGATGATTCTGACTCCTATCCCATAGTGCGTAGTATGAGTGAGATTGCCGGTAGTGCGGTGATGTTGATTGCAGCACAGTATTTAAGCTCTGCCAATCATGGAAAAGGGGTATTGCTCGGAGGAATTTCCGGAATTGCACCTACCAAGGTGATTATTATTGGGGCAGGAATTGTAGGAGAGTATGCAGCCCGAGCCGCACTGGCACTCGGTGCCTCGGTAAAAGTATTTGATAATAATGTTAGTCGATTAAAACGCTTGCAGAATACTATTGGACAACGTCTGTGGACCTCGGTTATTGAACCTAAACTGCTGGCTAAGCAATTACGCACTTGCGAAGTGGCTGTAGGTGCTCTGGCCAATCAGAACGGCCGTACGCCTATGGTCGTTACAGAAGAAATGGTCAGCGGTATGCGTCCCGGCTCGGTAATCATTGATGCAAGCATTGATCGTGGCGGATGTTTTGAGACATCAGAAGTGACTTCACATGAGGCACCTATTTTTATAAAATACGGTGTGATTCATTATTGTGTACCCAATATCCCTTCGGGCTTTTCACGCACAGCATCTCAGGCTATTAGTAATGTATTAATGCCTCTACTGATTGAGGCCGGTGAGGCTGGAGGTGTCGAAGAATTGGCTTGGCATAAAGTACATTTACGTCATGGTATTTATCTATTTAAAGGATACCTGACCAATTTCTATCTTAGCCAACGTTTTGATCTTAAGTACACAGATTTGAACTTGCTTATTGCAAGCCAAAGGTGA
- the iolX gene encoding scyllo-inositol 2-dehydrogenase (NAD(+)) — translation MLKVGVVGVGHLGKFHLNNWLEINNVEVVGFVDPNDEVATEVAEKYKLKRFFDVDEFLQLCDAIDIVTPTNFHYEWCERAIKLGKHVFVEKPFAHTMDEARQLVKLAKESNIKLQVGHVERFNPAFLALKEVSLNPMFIEVHRLAQFNPRGTEVSVILDLMIHDIDIILSIVKSDVKKISASGVAVMTETPDIANVRIEFDNGCVANLTSSRISMKKMRKMRIFQKDAYIGIDFLDKKTEIIKLKEPQDKDVFSFDIATPSGNKTIAIANPPVPQVNAIKKELEEFRDAILNNTQPIVNEIDGLKAMDVAHQILEKIGNNRISR, via the coding sequence ATGCTTAAAGTTGGAGTAGTAGGAGTTGGCCATTTGGGAAAATTTCACCTGAATAACTGGCTCGAAATAAACAATGTAGAAGTTGTGGGCTTTGTAGACCCCAACGACGAAGTAGCTACCGAAGTAGCTGAAAAATACAAGTTGAAACGATTCTTCGACGTGGATGAATTCCTCCAGCTTTGTGATGCCATCGACATTGTTACTCCTACCAACTTCCACTACGAATGGTGCGAACGAGCTATCAAACTGGGCAAGCATGTTTTTGTTGAAAAACCTTTTGCCCACACGATGGACGAAGCCCGTCAACTGGTAAAACTGGCCAAAGAATCCAACATTAAGCTACAGGTAGGTCATGTGGAAAGGTTTAATCCAGCTTTTTTGGCGCTGAAAGAGGTGTCACTCAACCCGATGTTTATAGAAGTACACAGATTAGCACAGTTCAATCCTCGTGGTACAGAAGTAAGCGTAATACTGGATCTGATGATTCATGACATTGACATCATTCTCAGCATCGTGAAAAGCGATGTAAAAAAGATATCAGCTAGCGGCGTGGCAGTAATGACCGAAACACCCGATATTGCTAATGTGCGGATTGAATTTGATAATGGATGTGTAGCCAACCTTACCTCTAGCCGCATCTCCATGAAGAAAATGAGAAAGATGCGCATCTTCCAAAAAGATGCTTACATTGGCATTGATTTTCTAGACAAGAAAACAGAAATCATCAAACTTAAGGAACCGCAGGATAAAGATGTATTCTCTTTCGACATTGCTACTCCTTCCGGTAATAAAACCATCGCCATCGCCAACCCTCCAGTTCCCCAAGTGAATGCTATCAAAAAAGAACTGGAAGAATTTAGAGATGCTATCCTCAACAATACCCAGCCTATCGTAAACGAGATAGACGGCCTGAAAGCGATGGATGTAGCACACCAGATTCTGGAGAAAATTGGCAACAACCGTATTTCCCGTTAA
- the mdh gene encoding Malate dehydrogenase: MKVTVIGAGAVGATCADNIARKELASEVVLLDIKEGVAEGKAIDMMQTAALLGFDTKIKGVTNDYAATANSDVVVITSGMPRKPGMTREELIGVNAGIVKSVTENILKYSAEPIIIVVSNPMDTMNYLTYKTSGLPKNKVIGMGGALDSARFRYYLSQELKCSPADLNAVVIGGHGDTTMIPLIKHATWGSKPVVDFLSEEQQKKIVADTMVGGATLTKLIGTSAWYAPGAGTAAMVESILRDEKKLISCGVYLEGEYGQQDISLVVPVVLGRNGWEQIVELDLSEEEKAAFQKSADAVRTMNDVLKTL; the protein is encoded by the coding sequence ATGAAAGTAACCGTAATAGGAGCCGGGGCAGTGGGGGCCACCTGTGCCGATAATATAGCCCGCAAAGAGCTCGCCTCCGAAGTTGTTTTATTAGACATTAAGGAAGGTGTGGCCGAAGGGAAGGCAATTGATATGATGCAGACTGCCGCACTGTTAGGCTTTGATACCAAGATCAAAGGGGTTACCAACGATTATGCGGCTACTGCCAATTCAGACGTGGTAGTAATCACTTCCGGTATGCCACGCAAACCGGGCATGACGCGCGAGGAACTCATTGGCGTCAATGCCGGTATTGTTAAAAGTGTTACTGAAAATATTCTCAAATATTCCGCAGAGCCCATCATTATAGTTGTATCCAATCCTATGGATACCATGAATTATCTTACTTATAAAACCTCGGGACTTCCCAAGAACAAGGTAATTGGTATGGGAGGAGCGCTGGATTCAGCACGTTTTCGTTATTATCTAAGCCAAGAGCTAAAGTGCTCTCCGGCTGATTTAAATGCGGTAGTTATTGGTGGGCATGGCGATACAACCATGATTCCTTTGATTAAGCATGCTACATGGGGAAGCAAGCCTGTTGTGGATTTTCTATCTGAAGAACAGCAGAAAAAAATTGTAGCCGATACTATGGTAGGTGGTGCTACGCTCACAAAGCTTATCGGAACATCGGCATGGTACGCACCGGGTGCAGGAACTGCAGCAATGGTAGAAAGTATTTTACGTGATGAGAAAAAATTGATCTCCTGTGGAGTGTATCTCGAAGGGGAGTATGGGCAGCAAGATATATCCTTAGTTGTACCCGTAGTACTGGGAAGAAACGGTTGGGAGCAGATTGTTGAGCTCGATCTTAGTGAAGAAGAAAAGGCTGCATTCCAAAAGAGTGCTGATGCCGTAAGAACAATGAATGATGTGCTGAAAACATTATAA
- the lysJ_2 gene encoding [LysW]-aminoadipate semialdehyde transaminase codes for MNQRELFLRHVAQTSTAPLALEIVRAEGCLLFDTTGKTYIDLIGGISVANTGHRHPKVIKAIQKQLDAYMHIMVYGEFVETPQVQYATQLVQHLPSTLNSVYFTNSGAEAVEGAMKLAKRATNRTKIIACKNAYHGSTQGALSIIGSEYWRNAFRPLLPGVLHLPYNSEALLEAIDEDTACVILETVQAEAGVIAPEKGWIQAVRDKCTTTGTLLILDEIQTGFGRTGKLWGFENFDVIPDILLLGKAIGGGMPLGAFVADKALMMQLAENPVLGHITTFGGHPVCCAAGLASFEMLIQEKLYEDVARKAGLFLSALQHAKIQAVRNVGLLMAVEFENFETNKKIIDAIIARGALTDWFLFASSCLRICPPLTITDEEIERACHIILEVLNDEI; via the coding sequence ATGAATCAACGAGAACTTTTTCTAAGACATGTAGCACAAACTTCTACTGCGCCACTTGCATTGGAGATAGTGAGAGCCGAAGGCTGCTTATTGTTTGATACTACAGGAAAAACATATATCGATTTGATAGGCGGCATTAGTGTAGCGAATACCGGGCACAGGCATCCGAAGGTGATTAAAGCCATTCAGAAACAACTGGATGCCTACATGCACATTATGGTATACGGCGAATTTGTAGAAACCCCTCAGGTACAGTACGCCACACAGCTAGTACAACACCTCCCCTCCACTTTAAATTCGGTATACTTTACTAACTCCGGAGCGGAGGCTGTGGAAGGAGCTATGAAATTAGCCAAACGCGCCACTAACCGAACCAAAATTATCGCCTGCAAAAATGCTTATCATGGGTCTACACAAGGCGCACTGAGTATCATAGGCAGCGAATATTGGCGAAATGCTTTCAGGCCGCTGCTGCCTGGCGTTCTTCATCTTCCTTACAATAGCGAAGCATTGCTAGAAGCAATTGACGAAGATACTGCTTGCGTAATACTGGAAACTGTTCAGGCCGAAGCCGGGGTTATAGCCCCCGAAAAAGGCTGGATACAGGCTGTGAGAGACAAATGCACTACAACAGGCACACTGCTAATTCTCGATGAGATACAAACAGGTTTTGGCAGAACCGGCAAACTGTGGGGCTTTGAAAACTTTGATGTCATACCGGATATACTACTACTAGGCAAAGCTATCGGTGGTGGCATGCCTTTGGGCGCTTTTGTTGCAGACAAAGCCTTGATGATGCAATTAGCTGAAAATCCTGTATTGGGACATATCACCACATTTGGTGGACATCCGGTTTGCTGCGCTGCGGGGCTGGCAAGTTTTGAAATGCTGATTCAAGAGAAATTATATGAAGATGTTGCCCGTAAAGCCGGACTTTTTTTATCGGCATTACAACACGCAAAAATACAAGCGGTAAGAAATGTAGGACTGTTAATGGCTGTGGAATTTGAAAACTTTGAGACAAACAAAAAAATCATTGACGCCATTATTGCAAGGGGAGCTTTGACAGACTGGTTCTTATTTGCATCATCCTGCTTACGCATTTGTCCCCCCCTGACAATAACTGATGAAGAAATAGAAAGAGCATGCCACATCATACTAGAGGTCTTAAATGACGAAATCTGA
- the tsaE gene encoding tRNA threonylcarbamoyladenosine biosynthesis protein TsaE has protein sequence MSFITKEYSIQDIDSVAKWFWDQVKDHKVIALHGNMGAGKTTLVSAVCKLLGVQDAVSSPTFSIINEYMYSHNEAQDVIFHIDLYRLKDEEEAIQAGVEDCLYSGNYCFVEWPERIPDLLPPDAIHVYLHQDEGNTRTIEITQ, from the coding sequence ATGTCGTTTATTACGAAAGAGTATAGCATACAGGATATAGATAGTGTGGCAAAGTGGTTTTGGGACCAGGTGAAAGATCATAAAGTAATTGCACTGCACGGTAATATGGGTGCAGGCAAAACAACACTGGTGAGTGCGGTATGCAAGTTGCTGGGTGTTCAGGATGCAGTAAGTAGCCCTACTTTCTCTATTATTAATGAGTATATGTATTCGCATAATGAAGCGCAAGATGTAATATTTCATATTGATTTATATAGATTAAAAGACGAGGAAGAAGCCATTCAGGCTGGAGTGGAAGACTGCCTATATAGTGGCAATTATTGCTTTGTGGAATGGCCGGAGCGTATACCAGACTTATTACCTCCGGATGCGATACATGTATATCTACATCAGGATGAAGGTAATACCCGTACTATTGAAATTACGCAATAA
- the pcrA gene encoding ATP-dependent DNA helicase PcrA, with product MQDYLQGLNERQREAVLHIHGPIMIIAGAGSGKTKVLTTRIAHLMASGVDAFNILALTFTNKAAKEMKERVEHILGNNEARNLYIGTFHSVFARILRADAHRLGYPNNFTIYDTDDAKSVVKTVINEMHLDDKLYKPATVYNRISAAKNALVTPLDYANDYYIQQEDMRANRPALAKIYDAYCKRCFKNGAMDFDDLLLKFYELLKTFPDLLSKYQHKFKFILIDEYQDTNPAQYAIIKMLGAMHENVCVVGDDAQSIYSFRGATIQNILQFQKDYDDVKVVKLEQNYRSTQNIINAANSVISKNKGQIPKVLFTENASGEKIKVVKTMSDNDEGKFIADTIQEQKLRNHFANKDFAILYRTNAQSRAFEEALRRLNIPYTIYGGISFYQRKEIKDLLAYLRLIINTKDEEALKRIINYPTRGIGKTTVDKIILLANTHNITMWEVLENAPQFGFRSGTLEAINEFVTMIKSFISMLGKHNAYEVAFHVGKQTNLVKELFNDKSTEGLQKYENIQELLNSIKEWVESPDNEEGEVVDKTLGAYLQQITLLTDADEKDPDADTVKLMTIHAAKGLEFECVFAAGLEEMLFPNAMSINTRDELEEERRLFYVVITRAKKKLWITYAHTRYKFGSLVQNEPSRFIEELPEEFLDRTYAGGGTRLSSSFSPGGSAFDRLNGGWGQDTLLDAERKYGPPPSKKTTPSYLSPKPEPKVKEHTPTPGFVASDVSEIQVGKRVEHQKFGFGEVIKMEGASHNPMALIRFEHNGEKKILLNYAKLRVVE from the coding sequence ATGCAGGATTACTTACAAGGATTGAATGAAAGACAGCGGGAGGCGGTATTGCATATACATGGCCCGATCATGATTATTGCAGGAGCGGGAAGCGGAAAAACCAAAGTGCTTACCACGCGAATCGCACACTTAATGGCTAGTGGGGTGGATGCTTTCAATATTCTGGCATTGACTTTCACTAATAAGGCCGCTAAGGAAATGAAGGAGCGGGTGGAACATATCTTAGGTAATAATGAAGCTCGCAATTTATATATAGGTACTTTTCACAGTGTATTTGCGCGGATTTTAAGAGCCGATGCTCACCGGCTGGGCTATCCTAACAATTTTACTATTTATGACACCGATGATGCCAAAAGCGTGGTGAAAACCGTAATCAATGAAATGCATCTTGATGACAAACTGTATAAGCCGGCTACGGTTTACAACCGCATTTCGGCTGCCAAGAATGCATTGGTTACCCCTCTAGATTACGCCAACGACTATTACATACAACAAGAAGATATGCGGGCTAATCGACCGGCACTTGCAAAAATTTATGATGCTTATTGCAAGCGGTGCTTTAAGAACGGCGCGATGGATTTTGATGACCTTTTGCTGAAGTTTTATGAGTTGTTAAAAACCTTTCCGGACTTGCTGAGTAAGTACCAGCATAAGTTTAAATTTATTTTAATTGATGAGTATCAGGATACTAACCCGGCTCAGTATGCAATTATTAAAATGCTGGGAGCCATGCATGAGAATGTATGCGTAGTAGGGGATGATGCGCAGAGTATTTACAGTTTCCGTGGGGCAACTATTCAAAATATATTACAGTTTCAGAAAGATTATGATGATGTGAAGGTGGTAAAGCTGGAACAAAATTATCGTAGTACTCAGAACATCATCAATGCAGCCAACTCCGTCATCAGCAAAAATAAGGGGCAAATTCCCAAGGTATTATTTACCGAGAATGCTAGTGGAGAAAAAATCAAAGTTGTCAAGACGATGTCTGACAATGATGAGGGAAAGTTTATAGCTGACACTATTCAGGAGCAGAAATTGCGGAATCATTTTGCCAACAAAGATTTTGCTATTCTGTATCGTACCAATGCCCAAAGCCGTGCTTTTGAGGAGGCATTGAGGCGTTTGAACATTCCTTATACTATTTATGGAGGGATTAGCTTCTATCAGCGAAAGGAAATAAAAGACCTGTTAGCCTATCTGCGATTAATCATCAATACTAAGGATGAGGAAGCGCTAAAACGCATTATCAATTATCCTACCCGCGGCATTGGTAAGACTACGGTAGATAAGATTATTCTGTTAGCTAATACGCATAATATTACCATGTGGGAGGTGCTAGAAAATGCACCTCAGTTTGGGTTCAGGTCAGGAACACTGGAAGCCATCAATGAGTTTGTGACCATGATTAAGAGCTTCATTAGCATGCTGGGTAAGCATAATGCCTATGAAGTGGCTTTCCACGTTGGTAAACAAACGAACCTGGTAAAAGAGCTATTCAATGATAAGAGTACCGAAGGGCTTCAGAAGTATGAAAACATTCAGGAATTGCTGAACTCCATCAAAGAATGGGTCGAAAGCCCGGATAACGAGGAAGGTGAAGTTGTAGATAAAACCTTGGGTGCCTATCTGCAACAGATTACCCTGCTTACCGATGCGGACGAAAAAGATCCTGATGCTGATACGGTAAAACTAATGACCATTCACGCGGCGAAAGGATTGGAGTTCGAATGTGTATTTGCGGCCGGATTGGAGGAAATGTTGTTCCCCAATGCTATGAGTATTAATACAAGAGATGAGCTCGAAGAAGAACGTCGTTTATTTTATGTAGTCATTACCCGGGCTAAGAAAAAACTCTGGATAACTTATGCACATACCCGATATAAATTCGGCTCTTTGGTGCAAAACGAACCTAGCCGCTTTATCGAAGAGCTGCCGGAAGAGTTTTTGGACAGAACTTATGCCGGCGGAGGAACACGCTTGTCATCATCCTTCTCTCCAGGAGGCAGCGCTTTTGACCGCTTGAATGGAGGTTGGGGGCAGGATACCCTACTGGATGCAGAAAGAAAATACGGACCACCCCCCTCTAAAAAGACCACACCATCTTATCTCTCTCCCAAACCGGAGCCTAAGGTAAAAGAACATACCCCTACACCGGGTTTTGTTGCAAGTGATGTTTCGGAAATACAGGTGGGCAAACGGGTAGAGCATCAGAAATTTGGTTTTGGGGAGGTGATTAAAATGGAGGGGGCCAGCCATAATCCTATGGCGTTGATCAGATTTGAGCATAATGGCGAGAAAAAGATCTTACTTAACTATGCAAAACTTAGAGTGGTGGAATAG
- the rpiA gene encoding Ribose-5-phosphate isomerase A, whose protein sequence is MNPNNEKQRAALEAVKEIQNGMIVGLGTGSTAYYAIQATGELVKQGLQIQAVPTSEHTREMAASLQIPLVDINTIDHIDLTIDGADEFTPKLELIKGGGGALLREKIVASMTRRFIVITDSSKKVDKLGKFKVPIEVIPFSYNYVLRKLQKLGGQGIVRKKEDQPYQTDQGNYIIDADFGLIEDPTTLEKQINTIVGVVEHGLFLNLASRVIMAQGDDIVVFEK, encoded by the coding sequence ATGAACCCCAACAACGAAAAACAAAGAGCGGCATTAGAAGCCGTAAAAGAAATTCAAAATGGTATGATTGTAGGACTGGGAACGGGTTCCACTGCCTACTATGCGATACAAGCCACTGGCGAGCTGGTAAAACAAGGCCTACAGATACAAGCTGTACCTACATCAGAGCACACACGCGAGATGGCCGCTTCACTGCAAATCCCTTTAGTAGATATCAATACCATTGATCACATTGATCTCACTATAGACGGAGCCGATGAGTTCACGCCCAAGCTAGAACTTATAAAAGGGGGCGGAGGAGCATTGCTACGAGAAAAAATCGTAGCCTCTATGACCAGAAGATTCATTGTCATCACCGACAGTTCCAAAAAAGTAGACAAACTGGGGAAATTCAAAGTTCCTATAGAAGTGATTCCTTTTTCGTACAATTATGTTCTCCGCAAGTTACAAAAATTAGGAGGCCAAGGAATTGTACGCAAAAAAGAAGATCAACCATATCAAACAGATCAAGGCAATTACATTATTGATGCGGATTTCGGGCTTATTGAAGATCCTACTACATTAGAAAAACAAATCAATACTATCGTAGGAGTAGTTGAACATGGCTTATTCCTTAACCTCGCATCCAGGGTAATCATGGCGCAGGGAGATGATATAGTAGTATTTGAAAAGTAA
- the yqeY gene encoding putative protein YqeY yields the protein MSLEQTINADIKAAMLAKDADALNGLRAIKAAILLAKTAEGASGELSEDDEIKLLQRLVKQRKDSLEIYEKQNRPDLAAKEKAEIAIIEKYLPAQLSPEELRIELQKIIAEVGANSPADMGKVMGVATKALAGKADGKTISGIVKELLAS from the coding sequence ATGTCATTAGAACAAACCATTAATGCCGATATTAAGGCCGCCATGCTGGCCAAGGATGCTGATGCTTTAAACGGATTAAGAGCTATTAAAGCAGCCATTTTACTGGCCAAAACTGCAGAAGGAGCCTCCGGAGAATTAAGTGAGGATGACGAAATTAAACTCTTACAAAGACTGGTAAAACAAAGAAAAGACTCGCTGGAGATTTATGAAAAGCAAAACCGGCCAGATCTGGCAGCGAAAGAAAAAGCTGAAATAGCTATTATCGAAAAATACCTGCCGGCACAACTTTCGCCCGAGGAACTGCGCATCGAATTACAGAAAATCATTGCCGAAGTAGGTGCTAACTCTCCTGCTGATATGGGGAAAGTAATGGGTGTTGCTACTAAGGCTTTGGCTGGAAAAGCTGATGGCAAGACTATCTCCGGCATTGTAAAAGAATTGTTGGCGTCTTAA